GCTCGGGCCGCTCACGGCGATTTCGATGGGAGTGGGAGCGCCGAAGCTCATGATGCGACTGACAATGTCGCCGGGTTCGAAGGAAAATTTTACACCGGACATTTCGCTGGCGAGACGATGACGGAGACGTTCCTTGAGCACATCGATTTTGACCGGTGCGGTCGGCTTCAATTGCACCTGGAGCACGGCTTCCTCGGGTCCGCTGTTCCAGAGATGGATGAAATTAACCGGGTAGCTGGAGGCATGGACGCCGATGAGGCCCATGGTGATCTCAATATTTTGTGCGCCGACTTCCTGTTTGATTATTTCCAGAACGTTAGTGGCGATGCGTTCGGTGACCTCAATGCGTGAGCCTGGTTGGGCGCGGAGGCGAAGTTGAAATTGCCCGGCATCGACGCGAGGGAAGATTTCGGTGCCAAGTTGGCGACCGAAGAGGATAATTACAGCAGCGGCTACACCGAGATACACCAGCAGGACCAACCAGCGGAGACGGAGAACACGTTGGGAAAAATTGGCGAAGCGGTTTTGGAAACGGAGGAATGAGGAGCTTTCGTGCAATTTGGTTCCGGCAGCCTTCGATCTTTCAGCCGTATGGCGGAGAAACCAGATGGAAAGAATGGGGACGAGGGTGCTGGAGAGAATGAAAGAAGCAATCATGGAGAATCCCACTGCGAGAGCCAGTGGGACGAACAGGGCTTTGGCAGCGCCGACCATGAAGAAGGCGGGGATGAAAACCGCGAGGATGCAGAGCATGGCGAGCAGACGGGGCAAGGCGGTTTCCGAGGTGGCGTCGAGAGCAGCGCGGGCGAGCGGGCGACCGCGGGTGAGATGGGAGTGAATGTTTTCAATCGTGACCGTGGCTTCGTCCACGAGAATACCAACAGCGAGAGCCAGCCCGCCAAGCGTCATGATGTTGACAGTTTGATGAGTGATCCAGAGTGCGAAGAGGGCGGCGAGCAGGGCGATGGGGATGTTGAGAACGACGATGAAAGCACTGCGCCAATCACGCAGGAAGAGCAGGACCATCAAGCCGGTGAGGACGGCACCGAGTAAACCCTCCTTCACCAGGCCCGAGATGGCGCGGATGACGTAAGGTGATTGGTCGAACTCATAGCTGACCTTTACGTCATCAGGGACGACGCTCTGGAATTTGGGAAGATTTTGTTTAACCAAGCTTACCACGGAGAGAGTGGAGGCATCGGAGCGTTTAGTGACTGGGATGTAAACGGTGCGACGGCCATTGACCAACGCGTAGCTGGTGACGATGTCAGAGCCGTCGATGACTTCGCCGACATCACGCAGATACACGGCGGGATAGGTGCCGGTGCGGATGGGGGTGCTTTCGAGGTCCTTGATGTTTTTGACGACCGAATTGATGGGAACTATCGGGTATTTGTCACCGAGGATCACATTGCCGGAAGGGCTGACCGTGTTGGCGGCAGTCACAGCGGAGACGATGTCATCGGGAGTCAGGTTGTAGGCGCGGAGACGGTCGGGTTTGAGATTGACCAGGATGCTGCGAGCGCTGCCACCGAACGGAGGCGGAGCCGAGACACCGGGGAGCGTGGCGAAGATCGGTCGGACGAGATTGAGCGCGGCGTCCTGAAGTTGGCCGACCGTGCGGGTTTCACTGGAGAAGACCAAATTGCCGACGGGGACACTGCCGGCATCGAAGCGCATGACAAACGGCGGGACGGTGCCGGGTGGCATGAAGGCGCGGGCGCGGTTTACGTAAGAGACGGTTTCAGACATGGCTTGGGCCATGTCGGTGCCGGGGTGGAATTGAAGCTTGATGAGAGCGGCACCTTGTATGGATTTGGATTCAACGTGCTCAATGCCAGTAATGTAAAGGAAGTGATACTCGTAATAATAAGTGAGATAGCCTTCCATCTGGGCCGGATCCAAGCCGCCGTAGGGTTGGGCGACGTAGATGGTCGGAATGCCCAAAGAAGGAAAAATATCCTGCGGCATCTGCCGCCAGGCGAGCACGGCACCGAGGATGACGGAAATGACCGCAACAATGACAGTAAACGGGCGGCGAAGAGATGGTTCAACCAGATTCATTGTGCGAGCATTCCGATATTTCGAGTAATTGTTTTAGCTCGCAGAGATTATATTACAAACAAATAAGGACTTTCCGCGGGAGCTCACAAAACAAAAACGGAGGATGTCTTTCATGGACATCCTCCGGCGGAAAAAGGAGCAACCGAATCAAGGAACGGTTACCCGATAGAAGTTCATCGGAACATCCAAAGCTTCGGTGTCGTTATATTGGAGGGTGCCAGTCCTGTTCGTCAGGGTGATGATTGGGACCCAGGTGCTGAAGTCGAAAGAGCTTTCGAGTTGGAAGGCGGCTCCGGTTCGGCCTTTCATGTTCACGAGTACCTGGCTGCCCGGGATGACCGCGAGAGACTCGATGCTTGCACCTTTGCAAAGGCCGTTGGTGCCGGCGTTGTAGATGGATTGAATTTCTGCAGCGGTGAGGGCGCGGTTGAAGAGCATGACTTCATCCATGAGACCCTTGTAATTTGAGCCGCCGGTGGGGTCGGCCCCGATGCGGAGAGCCAGGGCATTGGTGGGAATGCTCTGGGCAGAGACGAGGTTGGTATCGAGTACGCCGTTGTTATAGAGCTTGAGAGCAGAGCCATCGAAGGTTCCGGCCACGAGAGTGAAGGTGTTGAGCGGAACCGTGGCTCTGCCGTTGAGAGTTGTGCCGCCAATTTTCATTTGGAGTCGGTTGGTGGCAATTTGCAGGTGCCAGCCGTCCGAGCCGCCGAAGGTATGCTTGTCGAGCAAACGGGTCGTGACGTTGGTGCCAGTGGGATTGACCCAGGCGAGGATTGAGATTTTGTTGGTGAAATTCAGGCTGGGAGAGTGGGGGATTTGGATGAAGGCATTGGTGCCATTGAAACTAAAGGCCTGGCCCACTTTGCCGGCGGCGAAAGTGGTGTTGGTCAGATTGCCATGATTCGTGCCTTGCAGATCGAGGGCGTTGCCATCGGCGGTCCACCAACTGATCATGTTGGTGGGAGCGGGGACGCAATCAATCGTGTTGGTAGGGGCGGCAATAATTAAGGTGGCCGTCTGGCTGAAAATCGAGCCTACGATGTTGGTGATGAACACGGAATAAGGACCGGCTTTTGGCGCCTGCACTGAAGGAATGGCATAGGAGGTGCCGGTGGCGCCGGGAAGATTGGTGCCATAGAAAAGCCATTGGTAACTCAGCGGGGCAGTTCCAGTGGCTGAGACGGTGAAGGTGGCCGGGAGCGTTACCGGGATGGCGATGGTTTGTGGCTGAGATGTGATTACTGGTGGATATAAGATCACGAGAGAGGCACCCGAGCTGAGGATGGAACCGGAGGAGTTGGTGACGGTGACCGTGTAGGTGCCGGCATTATTGCTCTGGATATTGGAGAGCAGGAGATTGGAGTCAGTAGCGTCCGGAAGCGGGAATCCATTTAGATTCCATTGATAGTGGAGCGGTTGGGAGCCGCCGGCAAACACGCTGAAAGTATTGGTGCCGCCAACGAGATTCGTCTGACTTAGCGGTTGGATGATGATGGCGGGCGGTCCGCTTACGGTGAGGTTGGCGACAGAACTGATCGCTGAGCCGCCGGCATTCGAGACAATAACCTGGTAAGGGCCGGTCCTGGCGGGTTGAGCATTGGGAATGGAATAAATGCTGCCGGTAGCGCCCGCGATGTTCGCCCCGAAGTATTGCCATTGATAATGCAGGGTGGGAGTGCCCGTGGCGGCGACAACAAAAGAAGCGGTGCTGCCGGCGTCGACATTCAGATCGGTGGGTTGGGTCGTAATGGCAGGTTGGAGGACAACAGTGAGCGTGGCGACAATGCTGGTGACCGAGCCAACGGGATTATTGATGATGACACTGTAACCGCCGGTGTTGTTGGTTTGCGCATTGGTGATCAGCAGGGACGAATCCGTGGCGCTGGCGAGGTTGGTGTTGGAGAAACGCCATTGATAAGAGTAAGGAGCGCCGCCGGAGGCAGTGACGTTGAACAAGGCGTTGCTGCTGATGCCAACGGTAAGGCTGGCTGGCTGGGTGGTGATGATGGGTGGGGTGATTACCGAAAGAACGGCATTTGAACTGGTGACGGTGCCGAAGCGATTGGAGACCACGACGGAGTAGGTTCCGGAGCTGGTGGTTTTTGCATTGTTGAAAGCCAGGGAGGGTGTGGTAGCTCCGGGAAAATTGGTGCCGGAACGTCTCCATTGATAGCTCAGCGGAGCAGTCCCGGTGGCGACGACGCTCAGGATGGTGCTGGTATTGGTTTTGATGATGACGGACTGTGGTTGAGTAGTGATCGAGGGAACTGTCGGAGCGGCGTCCGAGAGATCGGGAATGCCATTATTATCCTGGTCATGAGCATCGGTGATTTCGAAATGCCATTGGGTGAAGTCAGGCCAGGAGGTCGTCTGGAGAAAGTCGAAATAATTGGCAGAGGCATCGTATCTCTTTTGACTGGTGCGGGTGAAAACAGTGTTGCCGAGAACAACGTAGGTCAGGCCCTGGCTGTTCACCATATTGAATTGCGGCAGGGTGAGTTGATTAACGCTGTCCACGGAGAAAGGTGTGCCGCCGGTGAAATTGGTGCCAGCAGTATTATGGGCGGTGAAGGTCATGTAGTTGCTGCCAGCTTTGCGGGTATAACTGGCAGTGCCAGTGAGGGTGTTGAGGCCCCAAGTGCCAGTGATGCTGGAGTTTTCCATTGGTGAGTTGATCACGAAAGTGCCGACGTTGGTACCGGCGGCGCGGACGAGGCCGCCGGAAATGTAGGTTGAACTGGAGGAGGGATAATCCATCGTTTGGATTCCGGTGAAGGTGTAATTTACCGCCTGATTGAGTTGAGTAATGTCGGGGAGACCGTTGGTGTCGCCATCATAGGTGGTAAGCGAGATGACAAAGTTTCCATAGGAAATGAAACTGCCGTTGTTGTACATCACATAATCGGTTTCATAGATGCCGGGCTGGCCAGCGCGAGGGCGGAGTTCGCCGCTGTAAAACGGGGCGCCGCCAATAAGTTGATACTGT
This genomic stretch from Pedosphaera parvula Ellin514 harbors:
- a CDS encoding efflux RND transporter permease subunit, whose amino-acid sequence is MNLVEPSLRRPFTVIVAVISVILGAVLAWRQMPQDIFPSLGIPTIYVAQPYGGLDPAQMEGYLTYYYEYHFLYITGIEHVESKSIQGAALIKLQFHPGTDMAQAMSETVSYVNRARAFMPPGTVPPFVMRFDAGSVPVGNLVFSSETRTVGQLQDAALNLVRPIFATLPGVSAPPPFGGSARSILVNLKPDRLRAYNLTPDDIVSAVTAANTVSPSGNVILGDKYPIVPINSVVKNIKDLESTPIRTGTYPAVYLRDVGEVIDGSDIVTSYALVNGRRTVYIPVTKRSDASTLSVVSLVKQNLPKFQSVVPDDVKVSYEFDQSPYVIRAISGLVKEGLLGAVLTGLMVLLFLRDWRSAFIVVLNIPIALLAALFALWITHQTVNIMTLGGLALAVGILVDEATVTIENIHSHLTRGRPLARAALDATSETALPRLLAMLCILAVFIPAFFMVGAAKALFVPLALAVGFSMIASFILSSTLVPILSIWFLRHTAERSKAAGTKLHESSSFLRFQNRFANFSQRVLRLRWLVLLVYLGVAAAVIILFGRQLGTEIFPRVDAGQFQLRLRAQPGSRIEVTERIATNVLEIIKQEVGAQNIEITMGLIGVHASSYPVNFIHLWNSGPEEAVLQVQLKPTAPVKIDVLKERLRHRLASEMSGVKFSFEPGDIVSRIMSFGAPTPIEIAVSGPSLTASYEHAQKIRDQLLKIPALRDIQFGQSLDYPTVDVALNRERAGQLGVKTADATRSLVEATSSSRFTVPNYWADPNSGVSYQLQVQIPQTKISSLEEIKNVPVLSRDGKSVLLRNVASVTNSYTPGQYDRYNMQRTVTLTANLAGGDLGAISKQITRAIKDAGNPPPKVNINVRGQIVPLQQMLEGLRTGLLLAVAVIFLLLDANFQSLKLSLAVISTVPAVIAGVTIALWLTHTTLNIQSFMGAIMAVGVAVANAILLVTFAERNRLAGAASDDAAVEGVRSRLRPILMTSFAMIAGMLPMAIGFGEGAQQSAPLGRAVVGGLIAATFATLFILPSIFALIQKRSVTRSASLSPDDPDSVHFVPPRTTT
- a CDS encoding immunoglobulin domain-containing protein, which encodes MKKAALFLFWLAVISLTSSAQTLTNTANFLGTCRSVSLSFGTAGNDSYFFTTYDGTTGYPQYQLIGGAPFYSGELRPRAGQPGIYETDYVMYNNGSFISYGNFVISLTTYDGDTNGLPDITQLNQAVNYTFTGIQTMDYPSSSSTYISGGLVRAAGTNVGTFVINSPMENSSITGTWGLNTLTGTASYTRKAGSNYMTFTAHNTAGTNFTGGTPFSVDSVNQLTLPQFNMVNSQGLTYVVLGNTVFTRTSQKRYDASANYFDFLQTTSWPDFTQWHFEITDAHDQDNNGIPDLSDAAPTVPSITTQPQSVIIKTNTSTILSVVATGTAPLSYQWRRSGTNFPGATTPSLAFNNAKTTSSGTYSVVVSNRFGTVTSSNAVLSVITPPIITTQPASLTVGISSNALFNVTASGGAPYSYQWRFSNTNLASATDSSLLITNAQTNNTGGYSVIINNPVGSVTSIVATLTVVLQPAITTQPTDLNVDAGSTASFVVAATGTPTLHYQWQYFGANIAGATGSIYSIPNAQPARTGPYQVIVSNAGGSAISSVANLTVSGPPAIIIQPLSQTNLVGGTNTFSVFAGGSQPLHYQWNLNGFPLPDATDSNLLLSNIQSNNAGTYTVTVTNSSGSILSSGASLVILYPPVITSQPQTIAIPVTLPATFTVSATGTAPLSYQWLFYGTNLPGATGTSYAIPSVQAPKAGPYSVFITNIVGSIFSQTATLIIAAPTNTIDCVPAPTNMISWWTADGNALDLQGTNHGNLTNTTFAAGKVGQAFSFNGTNAFIQIPHSPSLNFTNKISILAWVNPTGTNVTTRLLDKHTFGGSDGWHLQIATNRLQMKIGGTTLNGRATVPLNTFTLVAGTFDGSALKLYNNGVLDTNLVSAQSIPTNALALRIGADPTGGSNYKGLMDEVMLFNRALTAAEIQSIYNAGTNGLCKGASIESLAVIPGSQVLVNMKGRTGAAFQLESSFDFSTWVPIITLTNRTGTLQYNDTEALDVPMNFYRVTVP